A genomic segment from Alteribacillus bidgolensis encodes:
- a CDS encoding DUF418 domain-containing protein — translation MKVSSTTGSERIRTLDFIRGMALLGILFANMAFFKSPVFQLQSLPGELASFPPEPLNQWSVFSIDMFIVGKFYPMFSFLFGLGFYLFYERLREKGLDARKIYFRRLFFLLALGVIHLVFIWSGDILHTYAITGFLLLLFIHRKPKTILIWSIALLIGSAFLLGGLMTISNLFVAYQEGTSFEQNAQNAVNTALSTYSSGSYLSILSFRVSNEVPLVLSNLVLSVPNILGLFLLGLYIGKRDYIRHADNYFSFWKNLLLITLISGGLLSILYVCLKNGIFLLAPWLSSGLAEGLNIIAGPLLMLFYISSAVLLFRKPSFEKLLKPIAMVGQMALTNYLFQSVICIFIFYGFGLQLYGRIDAANGMLITIIIFAVQTLLSWFWLNNYYQGPMEKVWRKVTYK, via the coding sequence ATGAAAGTTTCTTCCACCACTGGAAGCGAACGTATTCGCACGCTTGATTTTATCCGCGGAATGGCGCTTTTAGGTATCCTGTTTGCCAATATGGCTTTTTTTAAATCGCCTGTGTTTCAATTGCAGAGTCTGCCTGGTGAGCTGGCATCTTTTCCGCCTGAACCATTGAATCAATGGTCAGTGTTTAGCATCGATATGTTTATTGTCGGGAAATTTTATCCTATGTTTTCTTTTTTATTTGGGCTTGGATTTTATTTATTTTATGAACGGCTGCGTGAAAAAGGACTGGACGCACGCAAAATTTACTTCAGACGTTTATTTTTTTTATTAGCCCTTGGAGTTATACACCTTGTATTTATTTGGTCAGGAGATATCTTGCATACATATGCCATTACTGGTTTTTTACTATTGTTATTTATTCACCGTAAACCTAAAACAATTCTTATATGGAGCATTGCATTACTTATTGGTTCTGCTTTTCTGTTAGGAGGACTGATGACCATAAGCAACCTGTTTGTTGCTTATCAAGAAGGCACTTCTTTTGAGCAAAACGCTCAAAACGCAGTAAATACAGCGCTTTCTACGTATAGCAGCGGTTCTTATTTAAGTATCCTTTCATTTAGAGTTTCTAATGAAGTACCTTTAGTTTTATCTAATCTCGTATTAAGCGTTCCAAACATACTCGGTTTGTTTTTACTAGGTTTATATATTGGTAAACGAGATTACATCCGTCATGCAGACAATTACTTCTCTTTTTGGAAAAACCTTCTACTTATCACACTGATCAGCGGTGGTCTTCTATCCATTTTGTACGTATGTTTAAAAAACGGGATCTTTTTATTAGCTCCGTGGCTTTCCAGCGGTTTAGCAGAAGGTTTAAATATTATAGCCGGTCCTTTATTAATGCTTTTTTATATTTCAAGTGCTGTTTTACTTTTCCGAAAACCTTCTTTCGAGAAGCTTTTGAAACCTATTGCTATGGTTGGCCAAATGGCTCTTACAAACTACCTTTTCCAGTCCGTAATTTGTATTTTTATCTTTTACGGATTCGGTCTTCAATTATATGGGAGAATTGACGCTGCAAACGGAATGCTGATCACCATCATTATTTTTGCAGTTCAGACATTATTAAGCTGGTTCTGGCTCAATAACTATTATCAGGGACCGATGGAAAAAGTATGGAGAAAAGTTACTTATAAGTAG
- the resA gene encoding thiol-disulfide oxidoreductase ResA — MSKKRKRFIMRSSILSVIAILLGYVFYTNFITGEEPAVKEGDTAPNFILTTMEGEEVELEDLRGQGVFLNFWGTYCPPCVDEMPYMDNHYQDFKDRGVEILAVNVGESDLAIERFVDRLDLTFPVLKDKNKSVMDRYGVGPLPSTYLVDENGEVKRILTGAMTEEDIKGYMEEIEPS, encoded by the coding sequence ATGTCCAAAAAACGCAAACGCTTTATTATGCGTTCATCGATATTAAGTGTTATAGCCATTTTGCTTGGATATGTGTTTTATACCAATTTCATTACGGGAGAAGAGCCAGCAGTAAAAGAGGGAGATACAGCTCCTAATTTTATTCTGACCACAATGGAAGGAGAAGAAGTTGAACTAGAAGATCTGCGCGGTCAAGGGGTCTTTTTGAACTTCTGGGGTACATATTGTCCGCCTTGTGTTGACGAGATGCCTTATATGGATAATCATTACCAGGATTTTAAAGATAGAGGGGTAGAAATTCTAGCGGTTAACGTTGGAGAATCTGATCTTGCCATTGAACGGTTTGTAGATCGTCTAGATTTAACCTTTCCGGTATTGAAAGATAAAAATAAAAGTGTAATGGACCGCTATGGTGTTGGTCCGCTTCCATCTACGTATTTAGTCGATGAAAATGGAGAAGTTAAGCGCATTTTAACTGGAGCGATGACAGAAGAAGATATTAAAGGTTATATGGAAGAAATTGAACCTTCCTAA
- a CDS encoding chemotaxis protein CheC codes for MEISKMADMGWSAIQEFGNWIAGKAASELTNTSAVIDISPPVVNEGVSTFRMEQSFITLPLQSAIGNFYIHVSMRETN; via the coding sequence ATGGAAATTTCAAAAATGGCTGACATGGGCTGGAGTGCTATTCAGGAATTTGGTAACTGGATCGCAGGAAAAGCAGCATCCGAACTCACTAATACATCAGCTGTGATTGATATTTCTCCACCTGTTGTAAATGAAGGTGTTTCCACTTTTCGAATGGAACAATCATTTATCACGCTTCCACTCCAAAGTGCCATTGGAAATTTTTACATACATGTTTCGATGAGAGAAACCAATTAA
- a CDS encoding chemotaxis protein CheA, whose product MSQSQYLEVFIDESQEHLQAINDNLLQLEKEPGDLSIVGEIFRSAHTLKGMGATMGYEDLAHLTHNMENVLDLIRNDQLEVTSHVMDVVFEAVDDLEEIIVDISNGGDGKQDVNEVVKHLETLQGLEPAPSEEQAAKAEAVQPANTINENYDEYEWTVLAQSQEQGYQAYQIQISLDEKTMLKAARVYMVFEVLEQIGDVIKSTPSADELEEEKFDFTFVVTLLTTTEADEIKQRILKVSEISSVYIEIVNIDQYKENTTKEKNQGKEKAKSPAKKQEKPKKKESSPGKKGTELNKTIRVNIDRLDVLMNLFEELVIDRGRLEQISSELNNTELNETVERMSRISGDLQEIILNMRMMPVDQVFNRFPRMVRSLSKELGKKVNLEIIGAETELDRTIIDEIGDPLVHLIRNSIDHGIEHPDVRKSSGKPEEGTVELRAYHSGNHVFIEIKDDGAGINKEKVINKALENGVVTEEDLEKMTDQQMYGLLFASGFSTAEEVTDVSGRGVGLDVVRSTFESLGGVVTVDSELGKGSLFSIQLPLTLSIIDVMLVEVAEEKYAVPLTAIVETAIVNKEEVYSAHNQKVIDFRGKVVPLVFLHEIFQVPAEETDNEFYSLVIINKGEKVAGLVVDSLIGQHDIVLKSLGNYLSNVFAISGATILGDGQVALIVDTNALIK is encoded by the coding sequence TTGAGTCAATCACAATATTTAGAAGTGTTTATTGATGAGAGCCAAGAGCATTTACAAGCAATAAATGATAATCTTCTTCAGCTCGAGAAAGAACCTGGAGATCTTTCCATTGTAGGAGAGATCTTTCGTTCAGCCCATACGTTAAAGGGAATGGGAGCAACGATGGGGTATGAAGATCTTGCACACCTTACCCACAATATGGAAAACGTGCTTGATCTTATTCGCAATGACCAGTTAGAAGTGACTTCACACGTCATGGATGTTGTCTTTGAAGCTGTGGACGATCTTGAAGAAATAATCGTAGACATTTCCAATGGCGGGGATGGAAAACAGGATGTCAATGAGGTAGTAAAACACCTTGAGACACTTCAGGGTCTAGAGCCAGCACCATCGGAGGAGCAAGCAGCTAAGGCAGAAGCAGTTCAGCCCGCAAACACAATAAATGAGAATTACGACGAATATGAATGGACTGTGCTGGCCCAATCCCAAGAACAAGGATATCAGGCATATCAAATTCAAATATCATTAGATGAAAAGACGATGTTAAAAGCTGCTAGAGTGTACATGGTGTTTGAAGTCCTTGAACAGATTGGAGATGTTATTAAATCGACTCCTTCAGCTGATGAACTCGAAGAAGAAAAATTTGATTTTACGTTTGTGGTCACACTGCTTACTACAACGGAAGCTGACGAAATAAAACAACGTATATTAAAAGTATCGGAAATCAGTTCCGTCTATATTGAAATAGTCAACATCGATCAATACAAAGAAAATACTACGAAAGAGAAGAATCAGGGAAAAGAAAAAGCAAAATCACCGGCTAAAAAACAAGAAAAGCCAAAGAAAAAAGAATCTTCCCCTGGAAAAAAAGGAACAGAGCTGAATAAAACCATCCGAGTAAATATCGATCGTCTTGATGTATTGATGAACTTATTTGAAGAACTCGTTATTGACCGGGGGCGCTTGGAACAAATATCAAGCGAGTTAAATAATACGGAACTAAATGAAACCGTAGAACGCATGTCACGCATATCCGGAGATCTTCAAGAAATTATCTTAAATATGAGAATGATGCCGGTAGATCAAGTATTTAATCGTTTTCCGAGAATGGTTCGAAGTTTATCTAAAGAACTTGGCAAAAAGGTGAATCTCGAAATTATCGGAGCAGAAACAGAGTTAGATCGAACGATTATTGATGAAATAGGAGATCCCCTCGTTCACTTGATTCGCAACTCTATTGACCATGGAATCGAACATCCTGACGTTCGAAAATCATCTGGCAAACCTGAAGAAGGAACTGTTGAGCTAAGAGCATATCACAGTGGAAACCATGTATTCATTGAAATAAAGGACGATGGAGCTGGGATTAATAAAGAAAAAGTGATCAACAAGGCGCTTGAAAACGGAGTGGTTACCGAAGAAGACCTGGAAAAGATGACTGATCAGCAAATGTATGGTCTGCTGTTTGCTTCTGGGTTTAGTACAGCCGAAGAGGTGACTGATGTTTCCGGCAGAGGCGTCGGGCTTGATGTAGTCCGGAGTACGTTTGAATCCTTAGGCGGTGTAGTCACTGTTGATTCTGAACTCGGAAAAGGCTCCTTATTTTCTATTCAGCTGCCGCTGACACTATCTATTATTGATGTAATGTTAGTAGAAGTAGCGGAAGAAAAATATGCTGTTCCTCTAACAGCGATTGTCGAAACAGCTATTGTCAATAAAGAAGAAGTATACAGTGCTCATAACCAAAAAGTAATAGATTTTCGTGGTAAAGTAGTGCCTCTAGTATTCCTTCATGAAATATTTCAAGTGCCTGCAGAAGAAACAGATAATGAATTTTATTCACTTGTTATTATAAATAAAGGAGAAAAAGTGGCAGGACTTGTCGTAGACTCTCTTATTGGACAGCACGATATTGTCTTAAAATCACTCGGCAATTATTTAAGCAATGTCTTTGCCATATCTGGAGCAACCATTCTAGGTGACGGACAAGTTGCCTTAATCGTAGATACAAATGCGTTAATTAAATAA
- a CDS encoding chemotaxis protein CheW, with protein sequence MAGSSNDEKDLKVIIFQLKDEEYAIEVDFIQSIERMQPVTRIPGVEAYINGVMNLRVVITPVIDLRKRFGIESKEFDEATRILVLNKEGNELSFIVDGANDVMDIPASKIEPTPEVVGGAAEEYLRGVVKLENRLFTLLHLDKILQKQVDKADA encoded by the coding sequence GTGGCAGGGAGTTCTAACGATGAAAAGGATTTAAAGGTGATTATTTTCCAGTTGAAAGATGAAGAATATGCAATCGAAGTTGATTTTATACAGTCCATAGAAAGAATGCAGCCGGTAACACGCATTCCCGGGGTTGAAGCGTATATTAATGGAGTTATGAACCTGCGCGTTGTCATTACTCCTGTCATCGATTTACGAAAAAGGTTTGGAATCGAGAGCAAGGAATTTGATGAAGCAACTCGTATATTAGTTTTAAACAAAGAAGGAAATGAACTGAGTTTTATCGTTGATGGAGCAAATGATGTAATGGATATTCCCGCTTCCAAAATTGAACCTACACCTGAAGTGGTAGGAGGCGCAGCAGAAGAATATCTGCGGGGAGTTGTAAAATTGGAAAATAGACTTTTTACCTTACTCCACTTAGATAAAATTTTACAAAAACAAGTAGATAAAGCAGACGCATAA
- a CDS encoding DUF1659 domain-containing protein: MAEIVNSRLTLELNGGADDNGNSIIKYKSFHNVKTDATDEDLQTAAINLGGLQELPIVSVKRVNEYDISTF; the protein is encoded by the coding sequence ATGGCAGAAATCGTAAACAGCCGCCTGACACTTGAACTAAACGGCGGAGCAGATGATAACGGAAACAGCATTATTAAGTACAAAAGCTTCCACAATGTGAAAACGGATGCCACTGATGAAGATCTCCAAACGGCTGCAATCAACCTTGGCGGACTTCAAGAGCTCCCGATCGTTTCCGTAAAGCGTGTAAATGAATACGACATCTCTACTTTTTAA
- a CDS encoding YvrJ family protein, whose protein sequence is MDIWLTAAGEYGITAIIAFYLLHRIEKKLDILIYAVQNWSRESAPSSIPSEQLLDKDKKVKQVK, encoded by the coding sequence ATGGATATTTGGCTCACTGCTGCAGGAGAATATGGTATTACAGCCATTATTGCTTTTTATTTATTGCACCGAATAGAGAAAAAACTTGATATTTTGATTTATGCGGTGCAAAATTGGTCTCGTGAAAGTGCTCCTTCTTCCATACCCTCCGAGCAGCTGTTGGATAAAGATAAGAAAGTAAAACAAGTGAAATAG
- the pstB gene encoding phosphate ABC transporter ATP-binding protein PstB, whose translation MSQTTAVPAAYSVKDLNLWYGEHHALSNIHMDILEKEVTAIIGPSGCGKSTFIKTLNLMINMVPSVKMTGEISYEQENLIKDKPDLIELRKKVGMVFQKPNPFPKTIFENVAYGPRIHGIRKKSKLNEIVERSLKDAFLWDEVKDRLDMNAMGLSGGQQQRLCIARTLATEPKVVLMDEPTSALDPISTVKVEELIEKLKEKYTIVIVTHNMQQAARISDKTAFFLMGELIEMDNTDMIFSQPNDHRTEEYITGRFG comes from the coding sequence ATGAGTCAAACAACTGCAGTACCAGCAGCCTATTCAGTAAAAGATTTAAACCTTTGGTATGGAGAACACCACGCCTTATCTAACATTCATATGGATATTCTAGAAAAAGAGGTCACTGCTATTATAGGACCTTCTGGCTGCGGAAAATCAACTTTTATTAAAACCTTGAATCTAATGATAAATATGGTGCCGTCGGTAAAAATGACAGGAGAAATAAGTTATGAACAAGAAAATCTTATAAAAGATAAACCGGATTTAATCGAACTTCGAAAAAAGGTAGGTATGGTTTTCCAAAAGCCTAACCCTTTTCCAAAAACGATATTCGAAAATGTAGCATATGGCCCGAGAATTCATGGTATTCGGAAAAAATCAAAACTAAATGAAATCGTAGAACGCAGCTTAAAAGATGCGTTTTTGTGGGACGAAGTAAAAGACAGACTAGATATGAATGCGATGGGACTTTCTGGTGGACAGCAACAACGATTATGTATAGCGAGAACTCTTGCAACAGAACCAAAAGTTGTGTTAATGGATGAACCAACTTCTGCCCTTGATCCCATTTCTACAGTGAAAGTAGAGGAATTAATTGAAAAATTAAAAGAAAAATATACGATCGTAATTGTTACTCATAATATGCAGCAAGCCGCACGAATTTCTGATAAAACAGCGTTTTTCTTAATGGGAGAATTAATTGAAATGGATAATACAGATATGATTTTTTCGCAGCCGAATGATCATCGTACCGAAGAATATATTACCGGACGCTTTGGGTAG
- a CDS encoding D-alanyl-D-alanine carboxypeptidase family protein: MAICTFIVMIIHSINTESLVLAEDEDAAAALSLHSETAVLMDANTGQLLYDKAGDEKMYPASITKIATGIMAIEKGSLEDTVTVSKEAVDVEGTSVYLLEGEEMELKQLIQGMLINSGNDAGAAVAEHISGSQEAFSKEMTGYLEKKTGIENTSFTNPHGLHGTDHYSTAEDMAKITRYAMKNDVFRDIVGTKEMQWKGEGWETELRNHHQLLWDYEGANGVKNGYVSQAGFTLVTSANREGRELIAVVMKAGNSAQAYQDTTALLNLGFDKFEEKHLEKGTRYQAPDGTFYIVPDSRPYSVRNEAELDFQMNNNGQLTIEDEAGRTIFATYLPQEKGKGSLEKKSNTKSIALEEERSDQGGREMDQSYWKSWPDSSYFMADIMNYQLKHIFNFSNLQVKDSS; encoded by the coding sequence ATGGCAATTTGTACTTTTATCGTTATGATCATACATAGTATAAACACAGAAAGTTTAGTATTAGCAGAAGATGAAGACGCAGCAGCTGCTCTTTCTTTGCATAGCGAAACTGCTGTGTTAATGGACGCCAATACGGGCCAACTGCTATATGATAAAGCAGGAGACGAAAAGATGTATCCTGCTTCTATTACAAAAATTGCAACGGGGATTATGGCTATTGAAAAAGGATCTTTAGAGGACACAGTAACCGTCAGCAAAGAAGCAGTGGATGTGGAAGGAACTTCTGTTTATCTGCTTGAAGGTGAAGAAATGGAACTAAAGCAGCTCATTCAAGGGATGCTTATTAATTCCGGGAATGACGCCGGTGCAGCTGTTGCAGAACATATTTCTGGGTCGCAAGAAGCCTTTTCAAAAGAAATGACAGGTTATTTGGAGAAAAAAACCGGTATTGAAAATACTTCCTTTACAAATCCCCATGGACTGCATGGAACCGATCATTATTCTACTGCAGAAGACATGGCTAAAATTACTAGATATGCCATGAAAAATGACGTTTTTCGTGACATTGTTGGAACGAAAGAAATGCAATGGAAAGGAGAGGGCTGGGAAACAGAACTTCGCAACCACCATCAGCTGCTATGGGACTATGAAGGAGCAAATGGTGTGAAAAATGGGTATGTCTCACAAGCAGGATTCACTCTTGTGACTTCCGCAAACAGAGAAGGCAGAGAGCTGATTGCCGTTGTTATGAAAGCGGGGAATAGCGCCCAGGCTTATCAAGATACAACAGCACTTCTTAATTTAGGATTTGACAAATTTGAAGAAAAACACTTAGAAAAAGGGACGCGCTATCAAGCACCAGATGGTACTTTCTACATCGTTCCTGATTCTAGGCCATACTCTGTTCGAAATGAGGCTGAACTTGATTTTCAAATGAATAATAACGGTCAGTTAACAATAGAAGATGAAGCAGGCCGAACTATCTTTGCAACGTATTTACCACAAGAAAAAGGCAAAGGATCTTTAGAAAAGAAAAGTAATACCAAGTCAATTGCTTTAGAAGAAGAAAGAAGTGATCAAGGCGGCAGAGAAATGGATCAGAGTTATTGGAAATCGTGGCCGGATTCGAGCTACTTTATGGCAGATATCATGAATTATCAACTGAAACACATATTTAATTTTAGTAATTTACAGGTGAAGGACTCATCATAA
- a CDS encoding DUF2922 domain-containing protein: MSKRLELRFSNEDGRNVTVGLDHPEESLDEQTVEAAMDTVISTNIFHSSGGDLVEKRDARIVERTVDTVYEG; the protein is encoded by the coding sequence ATGAGTAAGCGTTTAGAACTTCGTTTTTCAAATGAAGATGGAAGAAACGTCACTGTCGGCCTCGATCATCCTGAAGAATCACTTGATGAACAGACAGTAGAGGCAGCGATGGATACTGTTATTAGTACAAATATCTTTCATTCTTCTGGAGGTGACTTAGTAGAAAAGAGAGATGCAAGGATTGTAGAACGTACAGTAGACACCGTTTATGAAGGATAA
- a CDS encoding response regulator — translation MASVLIVDDASFMRMMIKDILEKNDFDIAGEAANGQEAVELYNELQPDLVTMDITMPEKDGIEALKEIKSSSPGANIIMCSAMGQQAMVIDAIQAGAKDFIVKPFQADRVMDAINKVLR, via the coding sequence ATGGCTTCCGTGTTAATAGTAGATGATGCATCGTTTATGAGAATGATGATAAAAGATATTTTAGAAAAAAATGATTTTGACATTGCAGGTGAAGCAGCAAATGGACAAGAAGCGGTTGAATTATATAATGAATTGCAGCCGGACCTTGTAACAATGGATATTACCATGCCGGAAAAAGACGGCATTGAAGCGTTAAAAGAAATAAAATCGAGCAGCCCGGGAGCCAATATTATCATGTGTTCTGCTATGGGACAGCAGGCTATGGTAATTGATGCTATTCAAGCCGGCGCGAAGGACTTTATCGTAAAACCTTTCCAAGCTGATCGAGTAATGGATGCTATTAATAAAGTCTTAAGATAA
- the phoU gene encoding phosphate signaling complex protein PhoU gives MSFTRGSFDKELVNLKVTLEQMGQDTISYFEEVLTAFFEQDAETARALMQKDEAINKQEDIIQERAIMLIARQQPVASDLRKIICALKIANDIERIADFAVNVCKSTIRLEKGGNLDFKTINKMAELSLKMFAETLNAYMEEDAAKAKVSAETDDEIDKLHSTTLEKLMRETSQFPNSINQLIQIAYVSRYMERVADHVTNIAEQVIYLVKGERFTLNN, from the coding sequence ATGTCTTTTACGCGTGGTTCATTCGACAAAGAGTTAGTAAACTTAAAAGTGACTCTAGAACAAATGGGTCAAGATACGATTTCTTATTTTGAAGAAGTTTTGACTGCCTTTTTTGAACAGGATGCTGAAACGGCAAGAGCACTTATGCAAAAAGATGAAGCTATTAATAAACAGGAAGATATTATTCAAGAAAGAGCTATAATGTTGATCGCACGTCAGCAGCCTGTTGCCTCAGATTTAAGAAAAATCATATGTGCTTTGAAAATTGCAAATGATATTGAGCGGATAGCTGATTTTGCAGTCAACGTATGTAAATCAACGATTAGACTGGAAAAAGGAGGTAACTTAGATTTTAAAACGATAAACAAAATGGCTGAGCTTTCTTTGAAGATGTTTGCTGAAACATTGAATGCGTACATGGAAGAAGACGCGGCAAAAGCTAAAGTTTCAGCTGAGACGGATGATGAAATAGATAAACTTCACAGTACAACACTTGAAAAATTAATGAGAGAAACCAGTCAATTTCCTAATTCTATTAATCAATTAATTCAAATAGCTTATGTAAGTCGCTACATGGAAAGGGTAGCAGATCATGTCACGAATATCGCCGAACAAGTAATCTATCTTGTTAAAGGTGAACGTTTTACATTGAATAATTAA